The Ranitomeya imitator isolate aRanImi1 chromosome 3, aRanImi1.pri, whole genome shotgun sequence genome has a window encoding:
- the NHSL3 gene encoding NHS-like protein 3 — MSTQTALIPDHEPAPPVQDLGALEPKKKKHKPGSLRRALSWLRGRKKKKPEVKQEGKDNSTLDAQVTPSQEDDSPDNVFFPIGRTSVVEEIHSQAQEGLKSLQRREKHQSKHSFQDENTPPEPTPDTIDSSFRARSLSYTTENTDDAMFVRSEMIQRKGSTFRPYDSPRTPTNRVGRKRKEKRATVVGVPQHIATELGLKPSSTHRGIHELFRRENGQLLEKKSAEIPLANGDQGLEGEFVVIPTVDGKPASVPHDGARISLAVLEQTEAALQRHIDKVYHDDSCVGWKSGSKLSPLVLRPKSLAVPGMTTHSPQSDPVSPVMSISPQGTYMSKIIPNAILPPLVDVVALSRSSVRTLSRCSLATASPASIRGSLHRGRGLSSSSDNWSRSQSTETIVSDSSTISSRGGDNTLEANEKSGLSTGRASPALSTGTQDGSDAASLCSGRSSVRSVSLRKSKKAPPPPTRTYSLQQQKELGLPPRPDKKPSKTSHGKDPWVPRADKVSSDNDVFLPSLAGPKQNSPSRSDRTMSPSSGYSSQSGTPTMPVRSLMESPSSRRKTPPKPERSSLKSAANMSVSSTSPIENTSTLLVSPARAGSSMGYQDGQDLIPPHPSVPAPFCPPPTSAADPLITTVTPPPSPPAHHPTPPPSRKSESDANITQSVKEDAAQKETLWPPPPPETSDVQDLSMADFPPPDDELFLLPPPSGDLVTELPNSEQVSVKADDKSDVPKEEMPVSTSNTMEYLTVVAALQPELVPLNSKPSEHALVIENDSAHVPPLDTKNTDLIVPPSSESSAECPVTSDIEFTNGDAFMMYKPHISKASTISSVPKETLVVTVPQESTEKLTTTEPKTTTTSSETTVPSTMVESSVPKVPLSVAVTSPVFSKAGISPLSKSSSWKPVTAPVTRKESVTSQSTVVAQKEDANLPIVTPSLLQMVRLRSIQARVPQSPYSQPLPGLPAPQKPVRKSLSQRSSQGSDSSPVESPTAPSVSPQKPPESPSAYRSPASAASFVFARSSKKFVFEPPTSQDAESSLTKDLVAELKTHGGPRSPDEKPPIQRKPSKIPPPVARKPSVGVPRTPTSPSSSTGSTNGSAFTPRDTELAPSTTAAVTSGTQAGQNQQQKSQTEQA; from the exons ATAACTCAACACTTGATGCCCAAGTAACTCCATCTCAAGAAGATGACTCCCCTGATAATGTGTTCTTCCCCATCGGGCGCACCTCTGTTGTGGAAGAGATTCACAGCCAGGCTCAAGAGGGGCTTAAATCGCTACAAAGAAGAG AAAAACATCAGAGCAAACATTCCTTCCAAGATGAAAATACTCCACCTGAG CCCACACCTGACACAATTGACAGTAGCTTCCGCGCTCGTTCGCTTTCCTACACCACAGAGAACACCGATGATGCAATGTTTGTTCGGTCAGAGATGATCCAGCGCAAAG GTTCCACATTTAGACCTTATGACTCGCCCAGAACTCCAACTAACAGGGTAGGAAGGAAGCGTAAGGAGAAGAGAGCTACAGTAGTGGGAGTGCCTCAGCACATTGCTACAGAACTTG GACTTAAACCCTCATCAACACATCGTGGCATCCATGAGTTGTTTCGCAGGGAAAACGGTCAATTGTTGGAAAAAAAGAGTGCTGAAATTCCACTAGCAAATGGGGATCAAGGACTGGAGGGGGAATTCGTTGTTATTCCTACAGTAGATGGAAAACCTGCTTCAGTGCCACATGATGGAGCTCGCATCTCCTTGGCTGTTCTTGAGCAGACAGAAGCTGCTTTACAACGACACATAGACAAGGTATACCATGATGACAGCTGCGTTGGTTGGAAATCTGGATCTAAGCTCTCACCACTTGTCCTGCGCCCAAAGTCTCTGGCTGTCCCTGGAATGACCACACACTCACCTCAAAGTGACCCTGTAAGCCCTGTTATGTCCATATCACCTCAAGGTACTTACATGTCCAAAATAATACCAAACGCAATTCTTCCTCCTCTTGTTGATGTGGTTGCCTTGAGTCGGTCCAGTGTTCGAACATTGAGCAGATGCAGTCTTGCCACAGCCAGCCCAGCCTCAATTCGTGGCTCCTTGCATAGGGGGAGAGGCTTGTCTTCATCTAGTGATAACTGGAGCCGGTCACAGTCTACAGAGACAATAGTATCAGATTCTTCCACTATTTCCTCTAGAGGCGGTGATAATACTTTAGAAGCAAACGAGAAATCTGGATTAAGTACTGGTAGGGCATCACCTGCCCTCAGCACTGGAACTCAAGATGGTTCAGATGCTGCAAGCTTATGCAGTGGCCGCTCTTCTGTGCGTAGTGTTTCATTGCGAAAAAGCAAAAAGGCCCCTCCACCTCCTACACGTACCTATTCATTGCAACAGCAGAAAGAATTAGGTCTTCCCCCTAGGCCTGATAAAAAACCTTCAAAGACCAGCCATGGCAAAGACCCTTGGGTGCCAAGAGCAGACAAAGTTTCATCTGATAACGATGTATTTTTACCGTCTTTGGCTGGACCAAAGCAAAATTCTCCAAGTCGTTCAGATAGAACAATGTCTCCATCAAGTGGCTACTCGAGCCAAAGTGGTACACCAACAATGCCTGTAAGATCTCTTATGGAGTCTCCAAGTTCTCGTAGGAAAACACCACCAAAACCAGAGAGGTCTAGTCTTAAGTCAGCAGCAAACATGTCTGTGAGCTCTACATCTCCCATTGAGAATACTTCCACTCTTCTTGTGAGCCCCGCTAGAGCTGGTTCTTCTATGGGTTATCAAGATGGACAAGACCTGATTCCTCCGCATCCAAGTGTACCTGCTCCTTTTTGCCCACCACCTACCAGTGCAGCAGACCCTCTTATAACAACAGTAACTCCTCCACCATCACCACCTGCTCATCATCCCACACCTCCTCCTTCTAGAAAATCTGAGTCAGATGCCAATATTACACAGTCAGTAAAAGAAGACGCTGCACAGAAAGAAACCTTGTGGCCTCCCCCTCCTCCAGAGACTTCTGATGTTCAGGACTTATCCATGGCAGATTTTCCGCCTCCTGATGATGAGCTATTTCTTCTCCCTCCACCTTCTGGTGATCTAGTAACTGAACTTCCAAATTCAGAACAGGTTAGCGTCAAGGCTGACGACAAATCGGATGTGCCGAAAGAAGAAATGCCCGTGTCGACTTCTAACACTATGGAATATTTAACTGTTGTTGCAGCTCTTCAGCCTGAATTGGTGCCTTTAAATTCCAAGCCTTCAGAGCATGCACTTGTGATAGAGAATGATTCTGCCCATGTGCCTCCATTAGACACAAAGAACACAGACTTAATTGTACCTCCTTCTTCAGAATCTTCTGCGGAATGTCCTGTTACTTCAGATATTGAATTTACTAATGGAGATGCTTTTATGATGTACAAGCCACATATTAGCAAAGCCTCAACTATAAGCAGTGTGCCCAAAGAAACGCTTGTAGTTACTGTGCCGCAAGAATCTACTGAAAAACTAACCACTACAGAACCTAAAACTACCACTACATCCTCTGAAACCACTGTGCCATCAACTATGGTGGAATCCTCTGTTCCTAAAGTGCCATTGTCTGTTGCTGTTACTAGCCCAGTTTTTTCAAAAGCAGGAATATCGCCCCTTTCCAAGTCAAGTTCATGGAAGCCAGTCACTGCACCAGTTACCAGGAAAGAATCAGTAACCAGTCAGAGCACTGTAGTTGCACAAAAAGAAGATGCAAATTTGCCTATAGTAACCCCATCCTTGCTGCAGATGGTTCGTTTGCGATCAATACAAGCTAGGGTTCCACAGAGTCCTTACTCGCAACCACTACCTGGGCTTCCTGCACCCCAAAAACCTGTTCGCAAATCCTTGTCACAAAGATCCTCTCAGGGATCCGATTCATCCCCAGTAGAAAGCCCAACAGCACCTTCTGTTTCACCACAGAAACCACCAGAATCCCCATCTGCATACAGATCACCAGCCTCTGCCGCCAGCTTTGTCTTTGCTCGGAGTTCAAAGAAGTTTGTATTTGAACCCCCAACATCACAAGATGCAGAATCATCGCTGACGAAAGACCTAGTGGCAGAGCTTAAAACACATGGAGGCCCTCGCAGTCCAGATGAAAAACCCCCAATACAGAGGAAACCCAGCAAGATTCCCCCTCCTGTGGCAAGAAAACCTTCAGTTGGGGTACCTCGGACTCCCACAAGCCCTTCAAGCTCAACAGGCAGCACAAATGGCAGCGCGTTCACACCCAGAGATACAGAATTAGCTCCTTCTACTACAGCAGCTGTCACATCTGGGACCCAGGCAGGACAAAACCAACAACAAAAAAGCCAGACCGAACAAG CCTAA